Within Flavobacterium pisciphilum, the genomic segment TTGCATGTTGTAATAGTAAGATTGTTTTAGCATCTTTTATTTCGCCAGTTGTAATCATTGTATATGCTTCGTCAAAAGTCATTTCTAGCACTTCAATATTTTCATTTTCGATGTCAAGCCCACCACCTTCGCTAACTTTCATGCTTTCATCATATTCGCCTGTAAATAAATATAGAATTTCAGTTACAGATCCGGGTGACATATAGGTTTCGATTACTTTATCTACATTTTTTAAGCGATACCCAGTTTCTTCTTCGGTTTCTCTGATGATGCATTCTTTTGGGTTGTCTTTGTCTAAAAGCCCTGCGCAAACTTCAATCATCATCCCGGATTCATTTCCGTTAAGGTAAGTGGGCATACGAAACTGTCTAGTAAGTACTACGGTTTTCTTCTTGGAATTATAAAGTAATATTGCTGCTCCGTTTCCTCGGTCGTATACTTCTCGGCTGTGAGTTTCTAGTGCTCCATTATTCTTCTGGTAATCAAAAGTCACTTTGTTTAATGTGTACCAATTGTTAGATAATAACTTTGTTTCGGTTATTTTTATTTTAGGATTACTCATATATAAATATTTTTTTGGCAAAAAAAACGCTCTGTAATTCAGAGCGTTTAATGTTTTTTATTTAAGTATCGTTTGTTTTCTGTCTGGACCTACAGAAACAATTTTTATAGGTACTTCAACTTCTTTCTCGATAAACTCGATATATTCTTTTAATTCAGCTGGTAACTCATCATAAGTGGTCATTCCAGTTAAATCAGCTTGCCATCCTTTGAATTCTTTGTAAACGGGAGCTACATTTTCAGGCTCGATGTTATAAGGGAAGTGAGAGATGTTTTGTCCTTTGTAGTTGTATTCAGTACACACTTTTAAAGTTTCGAATCCTGAAAGAACGTCACCTTTCATCATCATTAATTGTGTAACACCATTTACTTGAACAGCATATTTTAATGCAACTAAGTCTAACCATCCACAACGTCTTTGTCTTCCTGTAACTGAACCAAATTCGTTTCCGATTTTTGCC encodes:
- the nudK gene encoding GDP-mannose pyrophosphatase NudK; this encodes MSNPKIKITETKLLSNNWYTLNKVTFDYQKNNGALETHSREVYDRGNGAAILLYNSKKKTVVLTRQFRMPTYLNGNESGMMIEVCAGLLDKDNPKECIIRETEEETGYRLKNVDKVIETYMSPGSVTEILYLFTGEYDESMKVSEGGGLDIENENIEVLEMTFDEAYTMITTGEIKDAKTILLLQHAKIKGLI